Proteins from one Bartonella sp. HY328 genomic window:
- a CDS encoding uracil-DNA glycosylase gives MNFSVAQSCPDPSYDCSLCPRLHEFLSEWRQIEPNWYNGPVKPFWPKGGGENTKLLIVGLAPGLRGANRTGRPFTGDYAGDLLYSTLKMYGFAQGQFEARIDDSLQLIDCAIANAVRCVPPQNKPVGAEINMCRQFLSPLFNNLPNLKIIVPLGAIAHQSTIRALKKPVSHYPFKHGLMSDVDGLKVLSSYHCSRYNTNTGVLTDAMFHDIFEKARAYLDTQ, from the coding sequence ATGAATTTTTCTGTAGCGCAATCATGTCCAGACCCCAGCTATGACTGCTCTTTGTGCCCGCGCCTTCATGAATTTTTAAGTGAATGGCGGCAAATCGAGCCTAATTGGTATAATGGGCCAGTAAAGCCGTTTTGGCCAAAAGGCGGCGGCGAAAATACCAAGCTATTAATTGTTGGCCTAGCTCCAGGTTTGCGAGGGGCGAATCGCACTGGCCGACCATTTACAGGCGATTATGCCGGCGATTTGCTTTATTCCACATTGAAAATGTACGGTTTTGCACAAGGGCAATTTGAAGCACGTATTGATGATAGTTTGCAATTAATTGATTGTGCCATAGCTAATGCGGTGCGCTGTGTTCCACCGCAAAATAAACCAGTGGGCGCAGAAATAAATATGTGTCGGCAATTCTTATCACCATTATTTAACAATCTTCCAAATTTGAAAATTATTGTTCCTCTTGGTGCTATTGCCCATCAATCAACCATCCGAGCACTTAAAAAGCCGGTAAGTCATTATCCGTTTAAGCACGGACTTATGAGCGATGTTGATGGCTTGAAGGTTTTATCAAGCTATCATTGTTCACGCTATAATACCAATACGGGTGTTTTGACCGATGCAATGTTTCATGACATTTTTGAAAAAGCCCGCGCTTATCTTGATACTCAATAA